Proteins from a genomic interval of Quercus robur chromosome 9, dhQueRobu3.1, whole genome shotgun sequence:
- the LOC126700387 gene encoding bidirectional sugar transporter SWEET1 isoform X1, producing MQNTAHFVFGIFGNISALFLFLAPMITFWRIIKSKSTEQFSGIPYAMTLLNCLLSAWYGLPFVSKNNLLVSTINGTGAGIEVIYVLIFIVYAPKKEKTKILGLFAFVLTFFAAVALISLLALHGNTRKLFCGFATAVFSIIMYGSPLSIMRTVIRTKSVEFMPFFLSLFCFLCGTSFFLFGLLGNDPFVYVNNGFGSFLGVLQLILYFIYRKNKGKDKDKNENKNKNTAIVSMELGLPDEPNKDKELSNTNGTQDGHV from the exons ATGCAAAATACTGCGCATTTCGTGTTCGGAATCTTTG GAAATATTAGTGCACTGTTCCTCTTCTTGGCTCCAAT GATAACATTCTGGAGGATTATAAAGAGCAAGTCCACAGAGCAGTTTTCGGGCATTCCATACGCGATGACCTTGCTCAACTGCCTTCTTTCTGCTTG GTATGGCCTACCCTTTGTGTCAAAAAACAATCTTTTAGTTTCAACAATCAATGGCACTGGTGCAGGAATAGAGGTCATATATGTGTTGATCTTCATCGTCTATGccccaaagaaagaaaaaaccaagaTTTTGGGGCTCTTCGCGTTTGTGCTCACCTTTTTCGCAGCCGTGGCCTTGATCTCCCTCCTAGCCTTGCATGGCAATACCAGAAAGCTCTTCTGTGGCTTTGCTACTGCCGTTTTCTCCATAATCATGTATGGCTCACCTCTATCAATCATG AGGACTGTGATTAGAACAAAGAGTGTTGAATTCATGCCATTTTTCCTGTCActgttttgtttcttgtgcggcacttccttttttctctttggTCTGCTCGGCAATGACCCTTTTGTATAT GTGAACAATGGGTTCGGTTCTTTTCTTGGGGTCCTGCAGCTGATTCTGTACTTTATCTACCGTAAAAACAAAGGCAAGGACAAGGACAAAAacgagaacaaaaacaaaaacaccgCTATAGTATCCATGGAGCTGGGACTTCCTGATGAACCCAACAAAGATAAGGAGCTATCCAACACAAACGGTACTCAGGATGGCCACGTATAA
- the LOC126700387 gene encoding bidirectional sugar transporter SWEET1 isoform X6, giving the protein MQNTAHFVFGIFGNISALFLFLAPMITFWRIIKSKSTEQFSGIPYAMTLLNCLLSAWYGLPFVSKNNLLVSTINGTGAGIEVIYVLIFIVYAPKKEKTKILGLFAFVLTFFAAVALISLLALHGNTRKLFCGFATAVFSIIMYGSPLSIMVNNGFGSFLGVLQLILYFIYRKNKGKDKDKNENKNKNTAIVSMELGLPDEPNKDKELSNTNGTQDGHV; this is encoded by the exons ATGCAAAATACTGCGCATTTCGTGTTCGGAATCTTTG GAAATATTAGTGCACTGTTCCTCTTCTTGGCTCCAAT GATAACATTCTGGAGGATTATAAAGAGCAAGTCCACAGAGCAGTTTTCGGGCATTCCATACGCGATGACCTTGCTCAACTGCCTTCTTTCTGCTTG GTATGGCCTACCCTTTGTGTCAAAAAACAATCTTTTAGTTTCAACAATCAATGGCACTGGTGCAGGAATAGAGGTCATATATGTGTTGATCTTCATCGTCTATGccccaaagaaagaaaaaaccaagaTTTTGGGGCTCTTCGCGTTTGTGCTCACCTTTTTCGCAGCCGTGGCCTTGATCTCCCTCCTAGCCTTGCATGGCAATACCAGAAAGCTCTTCTGTGGCTTTGCTACTGCCGTTTTCTCCATAATCATGTATGGCTCACCTCTATCAATCATG GTGAACAATGGGTTCGGTTCTTTTCTTGGGGTCCTGCAGCTGATTCTGTACTTTATCTACCGTAAAAACAAAGGCAAGGACAAGGACAAAAacgagaacaaaaacaaaaacaccgCTATAGTATCCATGGAGCTGGGACTTCCTGATGAACCCAACAAAGATAAGGAGCTATCCAACACAAACGGTACTCAGGATGGCCACGTATAA